A single window of Modestobacter italicus DNA harbors:
- a CDS encoding GNAT family N-acetyltransferase, with product MGITLRSLEDADLDQLHAWESDPRAVAMAAFTRADPADRSSFDAHYARNRNDPDVTMRAVDDDHGLAGMIASFTVAGDRELTYWVDPARWGRGVASAALAAFLQVEPLRPLFARVAEHNVGSAAVLVRAGFVHVDSEVSHAAGLGRDVVEHVYRLDA from the coding sequence ATGGGCATCACGCTGCGTTCGCTCGAGGACGCCGACCTCGACCAGCTCCACGCGTGGGAGAGCGATCCCCGGGCTGTCGCGATGGCCGCCTTCACCCGGGCCGATCCCGCCGACCGGTCGTCGTTCGACGCGCACTACGCGCGCAACCGGAACGACCCGGACGTGACCATGCGGGCCGTCGACGACGACCACGGCCTGGCCGGGATGATCGCCAGCTTCACCGTGGCCGGCGACCGGGAGCTCACCTACTGGGTCGACCCGGCGCGGTGGGGCCGTGGGGTCGCCTCGGCCGCGCTGGCTGCGTTCCTGCAGGTCGAGCCGCTGCGACCGCTGTTCGCGCGGGTCGCGGAGCACAACGTCGGCTCGGCCGCGGTGCTGGTCCGGGCCGGCTTCGTCCACGTCGACTCGGAGGTCTCCCATGCCGCCGGTCTGGGTCGTGACGTCGTCGAGCACGTCTACCGGCTCGACGCCTGA
- a CDS encoding SDR family oxidoreductase: MSTPSTTAVQVVIGAGSIGQAIARRTGAGKHLLLADFSETNLQDARTALEDAGHTVTTQRVDVSDAASVRALAQAAAGLGDVVQVISTAGVSPVQAPAEAVLAVDLYGTAVVLEEFGKVIAPGGASVHISSMAGHMPAPLDPETAHALAFTPVEELLALPALAPDAVPNSGAAYAIAKQANHLRVQAAAVTWGDRGARVNCLSPGIILTPLARDEMSGPGAEGYREMIEVSAAGRVGTADEVATAAAFLLGPDAGFITGTDLLIDGGVIAALRAGRWQFGA, encoded by the coding sequence ATGAGCACCCCCTCGACCACCGCCGTCCAGGTCGTCATCGGCGCCGGGAGCATCGGGCAGGCCATCGCCCGCCGCACCGGCGCCGGAAAGCACCTGCTGCTCGCCGACTTCAGCGAGACCAACCTGCAGGACGCGAGGACCGCGCTGGAGGACGCCGGCCACACCGTCACCACCCAGCGCGTCGACGTCTCCGACGCCGCGTCGGTGCGGGCTCTGGCCCAGGCCGCCGCCGGCCTCGGCGACGTCGTCCAGGTCATCAGCACCGCCGGCGTCTCCCCGGTGCAGGCTCCGGCCGAGGCGGTCCTGGCCGTCGACCTCTACGGCACCGCCGTCGTCCTGGAGGAGTTCGGCAAGGTGATCGCCCCCGGCGGCGCCAGCGTGCACATCTCCAGCATGGCCGGCCACATGCCTGCGCCGCTGGACCCCGAGACCGCCCACGCGCTCGCGTTCACCCCGGTCGAGGAGCTGCTGGCGCTGCCGGCCCTGGCCCCCGACGCGGTGCCGAACTCGGGTGCGGCCTACGCGATCGCCAAGCAGGCCAACCACCTGCGCGTGCAGGCCGCCGCCGTCACCTGGGGCGACCGCGGCGCCCGGGTGAACTGCCTGAGCCCGGGCATCATCCTCACCCCGCTGGCCCGCGACGAGATGTCCGGCCCGGGTGCCGAGGGCTACCGGGAGATGATCGAGGTCTCCGCGGCCGGCCGGGTCGGCACGGCCGACGAGGTGGCCACCGCGGCCGCCTTCCTGCTGGGCCCCGACGCCGGGTTCATCACCGGCACCGACCTGCTGATCGACGGCGGCGTGATCGCCGCCCTGCGCGCCGGCCGCTGGCAGTTCGGCGCCTGA
- a CDS encoding cupin domain-containing protein: protein MATDAAPAAVHPTDELATTLRRTEVQRGPSSIPGREIVQVLTEIPVGVESGWHTHPGEEVGYIVAGTVEMRVQDADTVVLHAGDGFLIPPRRPHNARDLGPGTGRMLSTYIVEIGQPLATLTG, encoded by the coding sequence ATGGCCACCGACGCGGCGCCCGCCGCGGTGCACCCGACCGACGAGCTCGCCACCACGCTGCGGCGCACCGAGGTGCAGCGCGGGCCCTCCTCGATCCCCGGGCGGGAGATCGTGCAGGTCCTCACCGAGATCCCGGTCGGCGTCGAGTCCGGCTGGCACACCCACCCCGGCGAGGAGGTGGGGTACATCGTCGCCGGGACGGTCGAGATGCGGGTCCAGGACGCCGACACGGTGGTCCTGCACGCCGGCGACGGCTTCCTCATCCCCCCGCGCAGGCCGCACAACGCGCGGGACCTGGGTCCCGGGACGGGTCGGATGCTGTCGACCTACATCGTCGAGATCGGGCAGCCGCTGGCGACCCTCACCGGCTGA
- a CDS encoding ROK family protein — translation MGALPERAVAMLAAAHRQPGLSRADASRLLGIGSGGATEVVGRLVAERLLAEGAPAPAGGRGRPTRQLTAHPEGPVVLAAAISHASWRVDAVELGGVSIGTLTGQHGAAPAPVVLGALRDAVGRLRARLGDRVLGLGVSAPGVVLDGRYLDAVGLGWTDVDLAVLDPEGPLVVADNDATLAAVAEQRRGAAAGARSSLHLLVDAGLGGALVDGGRLVGGARGTAGEFGHLPLGDPAVRCPCGAHGCWGTAVDGGALARLLGEPAPGHPAGYARQVVARAAAGDGSARAAVATTAAALGRGIAGLVNALDPEVVTLGGGAADLLAAAPDDLAGACHDGLMRIRRLDPPPVVPAGLGDAGPLVGAAEQVWDRWLERLSR, via the coding sequence ATGGGAGCGCTGCCCGAGCGCGCGGTCGCCATGCTCGCCGCGGCCCACCGGCAGCCGGGGCTGAGCCGCGCCGACGCCAGCCGGCTGCTGGGCATCGGCTCGGGCGGGGCCACCGAGGTGGTCGGCCGGCTGGTCGCCGAACGGCTGCTCGCCGAGGGGGCGCCCGCGCCGGCCGGCGGACGGGGCCGCCCGACCCGGCAGCTGACCGCCCACCCGGAGGGCCCGGTCGTGCTGGCGGCGGCGATCTCGCACGCGTCGTGGCGGGTGGACGCCGTCGAGCTCGGCGGCGTCTCGATCGGCACCCTGACCGGCCAGCACGGCGCGGCACCCGCCCCGGTGGTGCTCGGCGCGCTCCGGGACGCCGTCGGTCGGCTGCGGGCACGACTCGGCGACCGGGTCCTGGGCCTCGGCGTCTCCGCGCCCGGTGTCGTGCTGGACGGGCGGTACCTCGACGCGGTCGGGCTGGGCTGGACCGACGTCGACCTGGCGGTGCTCGACCCGGAGGGGCCGCTGGTCGTGGCGGACAACGACGCGACGCTGGCCGCGGTGGCTGAGCAGCGGCGGGGGGCGGCGGCCGGCGCCCGGTCCTCGCTGCATCTGCTCGTCGACGCCGGGCTCGGCGGGGCGCTCGTCGACGGCGGCCGGCTCGTCGGCGGGGCGCGCGGGACGGCCGGGGAGTTCGGGCACCTGCCGCTGGGGGACCCGGCGGTGCGCTGCCCCTGCGGGGCCCACGGCTGCTGGGGCACCGCCGTCGACGGCGGTGCGCTCGCCCGGCTGCTGGGTGAACCGGCCCCGGGGCACCCGGCGGGGTACGCGCGGCAGGTCGTCGCCCGGGCCGCCGCCGGGGACGGGTCCGCCCGCGCTGCGGTGGCCACCACGGCGGCTGCGCTCGGGCGCGGCATCGCCGGCCTGGTCAACGCCCTCGATCCGGAGGTCGTCACGCTGGGCGGCGGCGCCGCTGACCTGCTCGCCGCGGCCCCGGATGACCTGGCCGGGGCGTGCCACGACGGGCTGATGCGGATCCGCCGGCTGGACCCGCCCCCGGTCGTGCCCGCCGGCCTCGGCGACGCCGGCCCGCTCGTCGGCGCCGCCGAGCAGGTCTGGGACCGCTGGCTGGAGCGGCTCTCCCGCTGA
- a CDS encoding DUF4267 domain-containing protein, with translation MQTTALVIAVAACVGIIGLGARFLLAPRAAMIGFGVAPDRLGAMTAAKGVRDITSGVLLLVVWAAAGREALGWFLVAVALTPVADAVIVLTHGGRLSTALGVHGLTAALLVAAGLVLALG, from the coding sequence GTGCAGACCACCGCACTCGTCATCGCCGTCGCCGCCTGCGTCGGCATCATCGGCCTCGGCGCCCGCTTCCTGCTCGCGCCGCGGGCGGCGATGATCGGCTTCGGTGTCGCCCCCGACCGGCTCGGCGCCATGACCGCGGCCAAGGGCGTCCGCGACATCACCTCCGGGGTGCTCCTGCTGGTGGTCTGGGCGGCCGCCGGACGCGAGGCGCTGGGCTGGTTCCTGGTCGCCGTGGCCCTCACGCCGGTCGCGGACGCCGTCATCGTGCTCACCCACGGCGGCAGGCTCTCCACCGCGCTGGGCGTGCACGGGCTCACCGCTGCCCTCCTCGTCGCCGCCGGCCTGGTCCTGGCGCTGGGCTGA
- a CDS encoding TetR/AcrR family transcriptional regulator has product MSPRPAPDLASRRDQVVRTAREVAEADGWAAVTMRRLATELGVTQPVLYSAFAGRQALVDAVALQGFDDIAAALEAVEVSPLPRMRAYLDFAAAHPRVYEAMFSLPSGLPFATDDTPEPLRRAFAAVHDAFPDADGTRAEVAWSVLHGLATLQAGGRLRAGEAPARLDLAHRMLTDGGTR; this is encoded by the coding sequence ATGTCCCCCCGACCCGCTCCCGACCTGGCCTCCCGGCGCGACCAGGTCGTCCGCACCGCCCGGGAGGTGGCGGAGGCCGACGGCTGGGCCGCCGTGACGATGCGCCGCCTCGCGACGGAGCTCGGCGTCACCCAGCCGGTGCTCTACTCGGCCTTCGCCGGCCGCCAGGCGCTCGTCGACGCGGTGGCGCTGCAGGGCTTCGACGACATCGCTGCGGCGCTCGAGGCCGTCGAGGTCTCCCCGCTGCCGCGGATGCGTGCCTACCTCGACTTCGCGGCCGCCCACCCCCGCGTCTACGAGGCGATGTTCTCGCTGCCCTCAGGGCTGCCCTTCGCGACCGACGACACCCCCGAACCGCTCCGGCGCGCCTTCGCGGCCGTCCACGACGCCTTCCCCGACGCGGACGGCACCCGGGCGGAGGTCGCCTGGTCGGTCCTGCACGGCCTGGCCACCCTCCAGGCGGGCGGTCGGCTGCGCGCCGGCGAGGCCCCGGCGCGGCTCGACCTGGCGCACCGCATGCTCACCGACGGGGGGACCCGGTGA
- a CDS encoding DUF1772 domain-containing protein, with translation MIRTLVEVLAVLAITANGVVHGTDVFSAIVLRPAVAAVDDRTLTQLLGHVHRIADRRFPVIGAVGLVAALATTVLATADGRGVSAAAGALAVLALVVWLVVYARVSKPVNAVLTAAALADRVPDDARALQARWDSVIAARVALQVTALVALCVALAAA, from the coding sequence GTGATCCGCACGCTGGTCGAGGTCCTGGCCGTCCTGGCGATCACCGCGAACGGCGTCGTCCACGGCACCGACGTCTTCAGCGCGATCGTCCTGCGTCCCGCCGTCGCCGCGGTCGACGACCGCACCCTCACCCAGCTGCTCGGCCACGTCCACCGGATCGCCGACCGCCGCTTCCCGGTGATCGGCGCCGTCGGCCTGGTCGCCGCCCTGGCGACGACCGTGCTCGCCACCGCGGACGGGCGCGGGGTCAGCGCCGCGGCCGGGGCGTTGGCGGTCCTCGCCCTGGTGGTGTGGCTGGTGGTCTACGCCCGGGTCAGCAAGCCGGTGAACGCCGTCCTGACCGCTGCGGCGCTCGCCGACCGGGTGCCGGACGACGCCCGCGCGCTGCAGGCCCGCTGGGACTCCGTGATCGCCGCCCGGGTGGCGCTGCAGGTCACCGCCCTCGTCGCCCTCTGCGTCGCACTCGCCGCGGCCTGA
- a CDS encoding MFS transporter, with amino-acid sequence MTTPTASATTAPPHGGRRVAAALAVLTAATFAAVTAETLPVGLLSMIARDLGTTESRVGLLVSAYAVVVAVASLPLTALLSRWPRRRALTVLLGAYAVGNAVFAATDSYAVAVAARLLAGLAHAGFFSVAIGAAVSLVPRDRAGRVTAWVFGGVTLAFTLGVPAGTALGTAVGWRWAFAGIAAVLLLLAGSAAALLPASAPPAAADPAPVRQVLRRRPVLLVVAISVVLTLGHYTAFTYVSPVLSAAGVGTGSISLVLLGYGAAGALGLALAGALADRFPRPALAGAVLVVVLALGAIGASGTSVVVTVVATVVWGVAFGAQPTLLQTAARRAAPDAGDATPGITNATTNIGIAGGGLLGGRALLLADPPALALTGAALAALALVLVLLSARPASG; translated from the coding sequence GTGACCACGCCCACCGCGTCCGCCACGACCGCTCCCCCGCACGGAGGACGACGCGTCGCCGCGGCGCTCGCGGTCCTCACCGCGGCCACCTTCGCCGCCGTCACCGCCGAGACGCTGCCGGTGGGGCTGCTGTCGATGATCGCCCGCGACCTCGGCACGACCGAGTCCCGGGTCGGGCTGCTCGTCTCCGCCTACGCCGTCGTGGTCGCGGTGGCCTCCCTGCCGCTCACCGCCCTGCTCAGCCGCTGGCCCCGGCGGCGCGCGCTGACCGTGCTGCTGGGCGCCTACGCGGTGGGCAACGCCGTCTTCGCCGCCACTGACAGCTACGCCGTGGCCGTGGCCGCCCGCCTGCTCGCCGGGCTGGCGCACGCCGGGTTCTTCTCCGTCGCCATCGGCGCCGCGGTCAGCCTGGTCCCCCGGGACCGGGCCGGGCGGGTCACCGCCTGGGTCTTCGGCGGGGTGACGCTCGCCTTCACCCTCGGCGTGCCGGCCGGCACCGCACTGGGGACGGCGGTCGGCTGGCGCTGGGCGTTCGCCGGGATCGCCGCCGTCCTGCTGCTGCTGGCCGGCAGCGCAGCCGCACTGCTTCCGGCCTCGGCGCCACCGGCCGCGGCCGACCCGGCGCCGGTGCGCCAGGTGCTGCGCCGCCGCCCGGTGCTCCTGGTCGTCGCCATCAGCGTGGTGCTCACGCTCGGGCACTACACCGCGTTCACCTACGTGTCCCCCGTCCTGAGCGCGGCGGGCGTCGGCACGGGCTCGATCAGCCTGGTGCTGCTCGGCTACGGGGCCGCCGGCGCGCTCGGCCTGGCGCTCGCCGGTGCGCTGGCCGACCGGTTCCCGCGACCGGCGCTCGCCGGTGCGGTGCTGGTCGTCGTGCTCGCGCTCGGCGCGATCGGTGCGTCGGGCACGTCCGTCGTCGTGACGGTGGTGGCCACGGTGGTCTGGGGGGTGGCCTTCGGCGCCCAGCCGACGCTGTTGCAGACGGCTGCCCGCCGGGCGGCACCGGATGCCGGGGACGCCACCCCCGGGATCACCAACGCCACGACCAACATCGGCATCGCCGGAGGTGGGCTGCTCGGCGGCCGGGCCCTGCTCCTCGCCGACCCACCGGCGCTCGCCCTCACCGGCGCGGCGCTGGCCGCCCTCGCGCTCGTCCTGGTCCTGCTGTCGGCACGACCTGCCAGCGGCTGA
- a CDS encoding helix-turn-helix domain-containing protein, which translates to MDADQLRAEVRDLLLTRRGRITPAEAGLPVYGGLRRVSGLRREELAMLAGLSVEYYSRLERGNLRGVSDSVLEALARALRLSEAERGHLYDLARAANASAGGRRAAVPQQVRPGVQRILDAMTAPALVSNARMDYLAANRAGRALYAPLFDSPVGVNAARFLLLDPRGAEFYPDWDSAVDDVVALLRTQSARTPWDKVVTDLIGELSARSETFRTRWARHDVRLHLTGTKRLRHPVVGDLDLRFETMELPADPGLALLVYTAEPASATEQALTFLTSWAATQDQPAPDRAR; encoded by the coding sequence GTGGACGCGGACCAGCTGCGCGCCGAGGTGCGCGACCTCCTCCTCACCCGCCGCGGCCGGATCACCCCCGCGGAGGCGGGACTGCCGGTCTACGGCGGCCTGCGCCGGGTGTCCGGCCTGCGCCGCGAGGAGCTCGCCATGCTCGCCGGGCTGAGCGTCGAGTACTACTCCCGGTTGGAGCGCGGCAACCTCCGCGGCGTCTCCGACAGCGTCCTCGAGGCGCTGGCCCGGGCGCTCCGGCTGAGCGAGGCCGAGCGCGGCCACCTCTACGACCTGGCCCGGGCCGCCAACGCCTCCGCGGGTGGGCGGCGCGCTGCGGTGCCGCAGCAGGTCCGGCCCGGCGTGCAGCGCATCCTCGACGCGATGACCGCGCCGGCGCTGGTCAGCAACGCCCGGATGGACTACCTCGCGGCCAACCGGGCCGGCCGCGCGCTGTACGCGCCGCTGTTCGACTCCCCGGTCGGGGTCAACGCCGCCCGCTTCCTGCTGCTCGACCCGCGCGGCGCCGAGTTCTACCCCGACTGGGACTCCGCGGTCGACGACGTCGTCGCGCTGCTGCGCACCCAGAGCGCCCGGACGCCGTGGGACAAGGTCGTCACCGACCTCATCGGCGAGCTGTCCGCCCGCAGCGAGACCTTCCGCACCCGGTGGGCCCGCCACGACGTGCGCCTGCACCTGACCGGGACCAAGCGGCTGCGCCACCCCGTCGTGGGCGACCTCGACCTGCGGTTCGAGACGATGGAGCTGCCCGCCGACCCGGGCCTCGCGCTGCTGGTCTACACCGCCGAGCCCGCGTCGGCGACCGAGCAGGCACTGACCTTCCTCACCAGCTGGGCAGCGACCCAGGACCAGCCGGCACCCGACCGCGCGCGCTGA
- a CDS encoding alpha/beta fold hydrolase produces the protein MTDANVVAPTTPTVALVHGAFADSSGWVGVIDLLRAAGIDAVAVSNPLRGIAEDSAYVASALAQLPGPVLAVGHSYGGAIITNAAARAGNVVGLVYVSAFAPDEGEKLIEVEAGSTDSVLDTALVERQYPTGQGGETVAEFSIDPARFHQVFAADLTEEQAADMAATQRPVSSLGFVEPNGPPAWKTLPSWAVVSTGDTAAGADVVRRMAQRAGAVITETEGSHVLFIARPQVVADVIVQALSALSQGAAAPAAAGV, from the coding sequence ATGACCGACGCGAACGTCGTCGCCCCCACCACCCCCACCGTCGCGCTGGTCCACGGCGCCTTCGCCGACAGCTCCGGGTGGGTGGGGGTGATCGACCTCCTGCGGGCTGCCGGGATCGATGCGGTGGCGGTCTCCAACCCGCTGCGCGGCATCGCCGAGGACTCCGCCTACGTGGCCAGCGCGCTGGCGCAGCTCCCCGGCCCGGTGCTGGCCGTCGGCCACTCCTACGGCGGGGCGATCATCACCAACGCCGCCGCGAGGGCGGGCAACGTCGTCGGGCTGGTGTACGTCTCCGCGTTCGCCCCGGACGAGGGCGAGAAGCTCATCGAGGTGGAGGCCGGCTCCACCGACAGCGTGCTGGACACCGCGCTCGTCGAGCGGCAGTACCCGACCGGGCAGGGCGGGGAGACGGTGGCCGAGTTCTCCATCGACCCGGCGAGGTTCCACCAGGTCTTCGCCGCGGACCTCACCGAGGAGCAGGCCGCGGACATGGCCGCCACCCAGCGCCCCGTCTCCTCGCTGGGCTTCGTCGAGCCGAACGGCCCGCCGGCGTGGAAGACGCTGCCGTCCTGGGCGGTGGTGTCCACCGGCGACACCGCCGCGGGCGCCGACGTCGTCCGCCGGATGGCGCAGCGGGCCGGCGCCGTCATCACCGAGACCGAGGGCTCGCACGTGCTCTTCATCGCCCGACCCCAGGTCGTCGCCGACGTGATCGTGCAGGCGCTGAGCGCCCTCTCCCAGGGCGCGGCAGCGCCGGCCGCCGCGGGCGTCTGA
- a CDS encoding AAA family ATPase, which translates to MTLEGRDAELEVLTALVRGLPERGQALVLLGEAGAGKTALLVAATRTGPAELLVLAASGVEFEADLPYAALSQLVLPLVDALGALGRPHRQALRTALGLEDGPSPTAGAVAGAALALLTEASRSRPVLVTVDDLQWVDRLSAAVLGFVARRVGPLRIGLVATLRTGTSTAFERSDLTELEIRPLPPDAATRVLAARFPGLTRAQTARFVHEARGNALALLELPTAPSGGTGDGPTSGSVSRRVQHLFASRVSGLPPRSRQVLLLTALSGTGHLQVLHAAAGPPVLADLAPAERADLVYVDDRVRRVGFCHPLAGAAVVALSTAEERHAAHRALAAAVDGDVVRRAVHLAGASIEPDEDVATALDEAAGLHLRRGDPNGAVEALVRAAQLSPSPRDRRRRLAEAAYLGADVTGDLDGALALLEQARSGAVELPQSLAAALAASYVLLNGDCDIDAAHGLLAGALAAVGGDLDATDGDLADVLHSLLLVCWTGGRAELWRSFDAAVARLRPGAPPLLALCAGTFADPAHRAAPLLSALAGAIRELHDERDPVLITRVGLASVYVDRIEDCRPALDRVVEDGRSGGAVALAMHALTTLSNDDWHHGRWDRVLAQTSEGVQLAERHGYHRYSWILGSYLAALVGTVRGDLERSRVAADELHDWAQTRGAGVAAVFAAHLRCLAALSTGDVEEAYQQACAVSPAGDLPPHVPHALWVALDLVEAAERSGHHAAARAHVDALLALDVAGLSSRLALVVGTAAGVVAPEAEYRALFESALAGDESPRWCFDHARSRLLFGERLQRSRASKLARTHLSAAAELFADLGAVPWRERAERELRATGEHHVRQHRADPGALTAQELQIAMLAAEGKTNKEIGRLLYVSPRTVGAHLYSLFPRLGITSRAALRDALTAMGHAPAPPR; encoded by the coding sequence GTGACGCTCGAGGGCCGGGACGCCGAGCTCGAGGTCCTCACCGCGCTGGTGCGGGGGCTGCCCGAGCGCGGTCAGGCGCTCGTGCTCCTCGGGGAGGCCGGCGCCGGCAAGACCGCGCTGCTGGTCGCGGCCACCCGGACCGGGCCGGCGGAGCTCCTCGTGCTGGCGGCGAGCGGGGTGGAGTTCGAGGCGGACCTCCCCTACGCAGCGCTCAGCCAGCTGGTCCTCCCGCTGGTCGACGCGCTGGGCGCGCTCGGCAGACCCCACCGGCAGGCACTGCGGACGGCGCTCGGGCTCGAGGACGGCCCCTCCCCGACCGCGGGCGCCGTGGCCGGTGCGGCCCTGGCCCTGCTCACCGAGGCCAGCAGGTCCCGGCCGGTGCTGGTCACGGTCGACGACCTGCAGTGGGTGGACCGGCTGAGCGCGGCGGTCCTCGGCTTCGTCGCCCGCCGGGTGGGCCCGCTGCGGATCGGTCTGGTCGCCACGCTGCGCACCGGCACGTCCACCGCCTTCGAGCGCTCGGACCTCACCGAGCTCGAGATCCGGCCGCTCCCCCCGGACGCCGCCACCCGGGTCCTGGCCGCGCGCTTCCCCGGGCTCACCCGTGCCCAGACGGCGCGGTTCGTCCACGAGGCGCGGGGCAACGCCCTGGCGCTGCTCGAGCTGCCCACGGCGCCGTCCGGTGGGACCGGGGACGGCCCGACGTCGGGCTCGGTCAGCCGGCGGGTGCAGCACCTGTTCGCCTCCCGCGTCAGCGGCCTGCCCCCGCGCTCGCGGCAGGTGCTCCTCCTGACGGCCCTGTCGGGCACCGGGCACCTCCAGGTGCTGCACGCCGCCGCCGGGCCACCGGTGCTCGCCGACCTCGCCCCGGCCGAGCGCGCCGACCTGGTCTACGTCGACGACCGGGTGCGCCGGGTCGGCTTCTGCCACCCGCTGGCCGGGGCCGCGGTCGTCGCCCTGTCCACGGCCGAGGAGCGGCACGCCGCCCACCGGGCGCTGGCCGCGGCGGTGGACGGGGACGTGGTCCGCCGGGCCGTGCACCTGGCCGGGGCGAGCATCGAGCCGGACGAGGACGTCGCGACCGCACTCGACGAGGCAGCCGGGCTCCACCTGCGGCGCGGGGACCCGAACGGTGCCGTGGAGGCGCTGGTCCGCGCCGCGCAGCTCAGCCCCTCGCCGCGGGACCGCCGCCGGCGCCTCGCCGAGGCCGCCTACCTGGGTGCCGACGTGACCGGCGACCTCGACGGCGCCCTGGCGCTGCTGGAGCAGGCGCGCTCGGGGGCGGTCGAGCTGCCGCAGTCGTTGGCCGCCGCGCTCGCCGCGTCCTACGTGCTGCTCAACGGCGACTGCGACATCGACGCCGCGCACGGCTTGCTGGCCGGCGCGCTCGCGGCGGTCGGCGGCGACCTCGACGCGACCGACGGCGACCTGGCGGACGTCCTGCACAGCCTCCTGCTCGTGTGCTGGACCGGCGGGCGGGCGGAGCTGTGGCGCAGCTTCGACGCCGCGGTCGCCCGGCTGCGCCCCGGCGCCCCGCCACTGCTGGCGCTGTGCGCCGGCACGTTCGCCGACCCGGCGCACCGCGCCGCACCGCTGCTCTCCGCGCTCGCAGGGGCGATCAGGGAGCTCCACGACGAGCGGGACCCGGTGCTCATCACCCGGGTCGGGCTGGCGAGCGTCTACGTCGACCGGATCGAGGACTGCCGGCCCGCTCTCGACCGCGTCGTCGAGGACGGCCGCTCCGGCGGCGCCGTCGCCCTGGCCATGCACGCGCTGACGACGTTGAGCAACGACGACTGGCACCACGGTCGCTGGGACCGCGTGCTCGCGCAGACGTCCGAGGGCGTCCAGCTGGCGGAGCGGCACGGGTACCACCGCTACTCGTGGATCCTGGGCAGCTACCTGGCGGCCCTGGTGGGGACGGTCCGCGGGGACCTCGAGCGCAGCCGGGTCGCCGCCGACGAGCTGCACGACTGGGCGCAGACCCGGGGCGCGGGCGTCGCCGCCGTCTTCGCCGCACACCTGCGCTGCCTGGCGGCGCTGTCCACCGGCGACGTCGAGGAGGCCTACCAGCAGGCCTGCGCCGTCTCCCCCGCCGGCGACCTGCCGCCGCACGTGCCGCACGCGCTGTGGGTGGCGCTGGACCTGGTCGAGGCCGCCGAGCGCAGCGGTCACCACGCCGCGGCCCGGGCGCACGTCGACGCGCTCCTGGCCCTCGACGTCGCGGGGCTGTCCTCCCGGCTGGCCCTGGTGGTGGGCACGGCGGCCGGCGTGGTGGCGCCCGAGGCGGAGTACCGGGCACTGTTCGAGTCGGCCCTCGCCGGCGACGAGTCGCCCCGGTGGTGCTTCGACCACGCACGCTCGCGGCTGCTCTTCGGTGAGCGGCTGCAGCGGTCCCGGGCGTCGAAGCTGGCCCGGACCCACCTGTCCGCCGCCGCCGAGCTGTTCGCCGACCTCGGCGCCGTCCCGTGGCGGGAGCGCGCCGAGCGGGAGCTCCGCGCCACGGGCGAGCACCACGTCCGGCAGCACCGGGCCGACCCGGGCGCGCTCACGGCGCAGGAGCTGCAGATCGCGATGCTGGCCGCCGAGGGGAAGACCAACAAGGAGATCGGCCGGCTGCTCTACGTCTCGCCGAGGACCGTCGGGGCCCACCTGTACAGCCTGTTCCCGCGGCTCGGCATCACCTCGCGTGCCGCGCTCCGCGACGCCCTCACCGCGATGGGGCACGCCCCTGCGCCACCGCGGTGA
- a CDS encoding short chain oxidoreductase: MPPATSGALASTRSTSSPPTTAPPYLAPYFAAKAAEDSLAVSYAAELARFGIETTIVVPGSFTTGTNHSAHAGHAADEAVAAAYEGRYAGLMEQVGARLAELSPPDADPTEVARQIVAAVDAPRGSRPYRVHIDPAGDGAEEVYDVGDRVRREFYDRIGLVDLLTPRTG; this comes from the coding sequence GTGCCACCGGCGACGAGCGGAGCGCTCGCATCGACCCGGTCGACCAGCAGCCCGCCGACGACCGCGCCGCCCTACCTGGCGCCCTACTTCGCGGCCAAGGCGGCCGAGGACTCCCTGGCGGTCAGCTACGCCGCCGAGCTGGCCCGCTTCGGGATCGAGACCACCATCGTGGTGCCCGGGTCGTTCACCACCGGGACCAACCACTCCGCCCACGCCGGTCACGCGGCCGACGAGGCGGTGGCGGCCGCCTACGAGGGCCGGTACGCGGGCCTCATGGAGCAGGTCGGGGCACGGCTGGCGGAGCTGTCCCCGCCCGACGCCGACCCGACGGAGGTCGCCCGGCAGATCGTGGCGGCGGTGGACGCGCCGCGGGGCAGCCGGCCCTACCGGGTGCACATCGACCCGGCCGGTGACGGCGCCGAGGAGGTCTACGACGTCGGCGACCGGGTGCGGCGGGAGTTCTACGACCGCATCGGCCTGGTGGACCTGCTCACCCCGCGCACCGGCTGA